One region of Demequina sp. TMPB413 genomic DNA includes:
- a CDS encoding ClbS/DfsB family four-helix bundle protein, protein MTPLGPKHIIEAADAGLARVLAITDAHPAALLGDAWLGRTTSDLLSHLHAWHLLFEGWVEAERAGESVAYPAEGYSWRDIDALNESLYTFHRARPHENTRQLLVESHARVCDIVRTIPEIELTTPETQEWLGDESLGDVAHECLGAHYEWAVGILEAAGLEADS, encoded by the coding sequence ATGACACCCTTGGGCCCCAAGCACATCATTGAAGCGGCCGACGCCGGGCTTGCGCGCGTCTTGGCAATCACCGACGCGCATCCGGCCGCCTTGCTGGGTGATGCCTGGTTGGGCCGCACCACGAGCGACCTCTTGTCGCACCTACACGCGTGGCACTTGCTGTTCGAAGGCTGGGTGGAGGCCGAGAGAGCAGGCGAGAGCGTCGCGTACCCAGCCGAGGGCTACTCGTGGCGAGACATCGATGCGCTCAATGAGTCTCTCTATACGTTCCACCGAGCGCGTCCTCACGAGAACACTCGCCAACTCCTCGTCGAGTCTCATGCGAGGGTGTGCGACATCGTGCGCACCATCCCCGAGATTGAGTTGACCACGCCGGAAACCCAAGAATGGCTTGGCGACGAGTCACTCGGGGACGTCGCGCACGAGTGCCTTGGAGCCCACTATGAGTGGGCGGTAGGGATTCTCGAGGCTGCCGGCCTCGAGGCCGATTCGTGA
- a CDS encoding HAD family hydrolase: MTVKAVAGVLLDIDDTLVNTRGAFRVALAAVADRYLPQPHDLEAMGIHWRVDAGGWYRAHARGEMSHREQRMRRANELHAAFGGAPLGEHDYAQWDEIFEEAFRAGWAAHDDAQALLDTLDRCGIEYGAVSNADHAYQERKLERSGLGRVPMLVGIDRFGVGKPDPRVFLEGARMLGLSPGSVVYVGDEKDIDAGAAAAAGLALGIWLERPGMPPQVGEMADGTVRVESLDEVPGVLLLNC; the protein is encoded by the coding sequence ATGACCGTGAAGGCCGTCGCCGGAGTCCTTCTCGACATCGACGACACTCTGGTCAACACGCGGGGTGCCTTCCGGGTTGCCCTCGCGGCCGTCGCGGACCGCTACTTGCCGCAGCCGCATGATCTTGAGGCCATGGGGATCCACTGGCGCGTCGATGCAGGCGGCTGGTACCGCGCGCATGCTCGCGGGGAGATGTCGCACCGCGAACAGCGCATGCGTCGCGCCAATGAGCTCCATGCGGCTTTTGGTGGGGCCCCTCTGGGTGAGCACGACTACGCGCAGTGGGACGAGATCTTCGAAGAGGCGTTTCGCGCTGGGTGGGCCGCTCACGACGACGCGCAGGCCTTGCTCGACACCCTCGACCGCTGCGGTATTGAGTACGGGGCCGTGTCCAATGCGGATCACGCGTACCAGGAGCGGAAGTTGGAACGCAGCGGCCTGGGGCGCGTGCCGATGCTCGTAGGCATCGACAGGTTCGGCGTAGGCAAGCCCGATCCCCGCGTGTTCCTTGAGGGTGCACGGATGCTCGGCCTCAGCCCCGGCTCTGTGGTGTACGTCGGAGACGAGAAGGACATTGACGCCGGTGCGGCTGCAGCGGCCGGACTGGCGCTGGGGATCTGGCTGGAGCGGCCCGGTATGCCGCCGCAGGTGGGGGAGATGGCCGACGGAACTGTGCGGGTGGAGTCGCTTGACGAGGTGCCTGGGGTGCTCCTTCTCAACTGCTGA
- a CDS encoding fumarylacetoacetate hydrolase family protein — protein sequence MRIARFTTGDEPKYAVVDGEPGSEELIVLSGDPMYIAGKPTGERLALDAENVRLLSPVIPRSKAVCLGKNYEAHAKEIPHRGPAPDVPILFLKPNTAVIGPDDPIVLPSYSQDVQVEAELAIVIGRLCKDVSPESAEDYIYGYTCANDVTARDLQRREDQWFRAKGFDTSLPLGPWIETELAHDDVAVSSRINGKPVQTGHTSDMLVDVMNAVAMVSEIVTLLPGDVILTGTPSGVTTLHHGDVVEIDIEGIGTLRNPVIRRD from the coding sequence ATGCGCATCGCCCGATTCACCACTGGAGATGAACCCAAGTACGCCGTCGTTGACGGAGAGCCAGGAAGCGAAGAACTGATTGTTCTTTCCGGTGATCCCATGTACATCGCGGGCAAGCCGACGGGGGAGCGGCTCGCACTTGACGCCGAGAACGTGCGGTTGCTGTCGCCAGTGATTCCCCGGTCAAAGGCCGTCTGCCTTGGCAAGAACTACGAGGCCCACGCGAAGGAGATCCCGCACAGGGGGCCCGCGCCTGACGTACCCATCTTGTTCCTGAAGCCCAACACCGCGGTCATCGGCCCTGACGACCCGATCGTGTTGCCGTCGTACTCGCAAGACGTCCAGGTCGAGGCCGAGCTCGCGATCGTGATCGGCAGGCTGTGCAAGGACGTGAGCCCTGAAAGCGCCGAGGACTACATCTACGGATACACGTGCGCCAACGACGTCACCGCTCGCGACCTTCAGCGCCGAGAAGACCAGTGGTTTCGGGCTAAAGGATTTGACACCTCGTTGCCGCTTGGCCCGTGGATTGAGACGGAGCTTGCACACGACGACGTTGCGGTGTCTTCGCGCATCAACGGCAAGCCCGTCCAGACGGGGCACACGTCCGACATGCTGGTCGACGTCATGAACGCCGTCGCGATGGTGTCCGAGATCGTCACGCTGCTACCAGGCGACGTCATCCTCACGGGAACGCCTTCCGGAGTGACCACTCTGCACCACGGCGATGTCGTGGAGATCGACATCGAGGGCATTGGCACGCTGCGCAACCCTGTGATTCGCCGCGACTAA
- a CDS encoding ATP-dependent Clp protease ATP-binding subunit — protein MTTTPPSATQEEQATALEQFGQDFTALAEAGLLDPVIGRDEEIRRVMQVLTRRTKNNAVLIGEPGVGKTAIVEGLAQRIVAGDVPSSLKDRRVVEIAMSSVVAGAAYRGQFEERLKAILAEVEQAEGRVVLFVDELHTIVGAGKADGSVDAGNILKPMLARGKLRMIGATTLNEYREHIETDSALERRFQPVYVGEPSLDDTVAILRGLQEKYEVHHGVKITDEAIVSAATLSDRYISDRFLPDKAVDLIDEATSALKMQLDSMPIDLDRIRRKIMQLEIERTQVAKDKSPAAKERREEIDADIEHLRHESEALNMRWAREKDLIVRVSGATERLEALRGELERAERLGELEKAGRIRYGEIPAADKEIADARAELDAIPAAERMLREEVTGEDIAGVVAKWTGVPVEKLLTEESAKLGHLEDRLHERVIGQDRAIRAVSDAIRRARAGLSDAHRPIGSFLFLGPTGVGKTELARALAEQLFDDERAMIRIDMSEYMESHSVSRLIGSPPGYVGYDQGGQLTEAVRRRPYSIVLFDEVEKAHPDVWNALLQVLDDGRLTDGKGRTVNFTNTIIVMTSNLGSDVMLAWDGVHRDALEADLIEVLKRSFRPEFLNRLDEVVVFDRIEPSAMEAIVDTELAKAIARIEEAKHIALTVTPDMRQSLAVDGFDPQFGARPLKRLIQTRVLNELAKEIVDGRLGEGDAVTVGWEDGALRVERT, from the coding sequence ATGACCACCACACCCCCATCAGCCACTCAGGAAGAGCAGGCGACCGCTCTCGAGCAGTTCGGTCAAGACTTCACCGCGTTGGCCGAGGCAGGCCTCCTCGACCCCGTCATCGGTCGAGACGAAGAGATCCGCCGGGTCATGCAGGTTCTCACTCGCCGCACCAAGAACAACGCCGTCTTGATTGGCGAGCCAGGCGTCGGCAAGACCGCCATCGTCGAGGGCCTCGCGCAACGCATCGTCGCTGGCGATGTCCCCTCCTCGCTCAAGGATCGACGAGTCGTGGAGATCGCCATGAGTTCCGTCGTCGCCGGCGCGGCCTACCGCGGCCAGTTCGAGGAACGACTCAAGGCGATCCTCGCCGAGGTCGAGCAAGCCGAGGGACGCGTCGTCTTGTTCGTCGACGAACTCCACACCATCGTCGGCGCCGGAAAGGCCGACGGCTCTGTCGACGCTGGCAACATCCTCAAGCCGATGCTCGCGCGCGGAAAGCTGCGCATGATCGGGGCCACCACTCTCAACGAGTACAGGGAGCACATCGAGACCGACTCGGCGTTGGAGCGGCGCTTCCAGCCCGTGTACGTGGGCGAGCCTTCCCTCGACGACACGGTCGCCATCTTGCGCGGCCTTCAGGAGAAGTACGAGGTACATCACGGCGTCAAGATCACGGACGAGGCGATCGTCTCGGCCGCAACCCTGTCGGATCGCTACATCTCCGATCGCTTCTTGCCAGACAAGGCTGTCGACCTGATCGACGAGGCCACCAGTGCGCTCAAGATGCAGCTGGACTCGATGCCGATTGACCTGGACCGCATTAGGCGCAAGATCATGCAGCTCGAGATCGAGCGCACCCAGGTGGCCAAGGACAAGTCTCCTGCCGCGAAAGAGCGCCGCGAAGAGATCGACGCGGATATCGAGCACTTGCGCCACGAATCGGAGGCCCTCAACATGCGGTGGGCACGGGAGAAGGACTTGATTGTGCGCGTCTCCGGTGCGACCGAACGCCTCGAGGCCCTGCGCGGCGAGTTGGAGCGAGCCGAGCGCCTCGGGGAACTCGAAAAGGCCGGGCGCATTCGCTACGGCGAGATTCCTGCAGCGGACAAGGAGATCGCCGACGCTCGGGCCGAGTTGGATGCCATCCCTGCGGCAGAGCGCATGCTGCGAGAAGAGGTGACGGGAGAAGACATCGCTGGCGTTGTCGCGAAGTGGACCGGCGTGCCCGTGGAGAAACTGCTGACGGAGGAGTCGGCGAAACTCGGGCACCTCGAAGACCGGCTGCACGAGCGCGTCATCGGCCAAGATCGCGCGATCAGGGCCGTCTCCGACGCCATCCGCCGCGCTCGTGCCGGCTTGTCCGATGCCCACCGGCCCATCGGTTCGTTCCTGTTCCTCGGCCCAACCGGCGTCGGCAAGACCGAACTAGCGCGCGCCCTCGCGGAGCAGCTTTTTGACGACGAGCGCGCCATGATCCGCATCGACATGTCCGAGTACATGGAGTCTCACTCGGTGAGTCGACTCATCGGCTCTCCCCCTGGTTACGTGGGTTATGACCAGGGCGGCCAGTTGACCGAGGCGGTGCGGCGGCGCCCGTACAGCATCGTGCTCTTTGACGAGGTCGAGAAGGCCCACCCCGACGTCTGGAACGCGCTCCTCCAGGTGCTCGACGATGGCCGTCTCACGGACGGCAAGGGCCGCACGGTCAACTTCACCAACACCATCATCGTGATGACTTCGAACCTCGGGTCAGACGTCATGCTCGCGTGGGATGGCGTTCACAGGGACGCACTTGAGGCCGACCTCATCGAGGTGCTCAAGCGGTCCTTCCGCCCCGAGTTCCTCAACCGTCTGGACGAGGTCGTAGTGTTCGACCGCATCGAGCCTTCCGCGATGGAGGCCATCGTCGACACCGAGCTCGCCAAGGCGATCGCTCGCATCGAGGAGGCCAAGCACATCGCGCTGACGGTCACGCCTGACATGCGGCAGTCGCTTGCGGTGGACGGTTTTGACCCTCAGTTTGGGGCGCGACCCCTCAAGCGACTCATCCAGACGCGGGTGCTCAACGAGCTTGCCAAGGAGATTGTGGACGGGCGTTTGGGCGAGGGAGACGCGGTCACCGTCGGCTGGGAAGACGGAGCGCTGAGGGTCGAGCGCACGTAG
- a CDS encoding RNA polymerase sigma factor, with translation MTLKEYFASTLAAARTGSAWAWESIYHDLAGPVAGYLRGAGAPDVEDLVSETFLSVAKDIHRFEGDEDSFRAWVFTIAHRRMQDAWRSRGRQVPVADGDAAQEHAERRWLGNVEHEAMTSMSMVEVHAIIDHLTQAQRDVLLLRVVGDLSVAQAAEVLDTSEGAVRALQNRALRDLRKELSDDA, from the coding sequence GTGACACTCAAGGAGTACTTTGCGTCCACCCTTGCCGCGGCACGAACTGGCTCCGCCTGGGCGTGGGAGTCGATCTACCACGACCTTGCTGGCCCAGTAGCGGGCTATCTTCGCGGAGCCGGCGCGCCCGACGTCGAGGACCTCGTGTCAGAGACATTCCTCAGCGTCGCGAAGGACATCCATCGCTTCGAAGGGGATGAGGATTCTTTTCGCGCCTGGGTATTCACTATTGCGCATCGGCGCATGCAGGACGCATGGCGGTCAAGGGGTCGGCAGGTTCCCGTGGCAGACGGCGACGCCGCCCAGGAGCACGCCGAACGCCGCTGGCTTGGCAATGTCGAGCACGAGGCGATGACGTCGATGTCGATGGTGGAAGTACACGCGATCATCGACCACCTCACCCAGGCCCAACGGGACGTCCTCCTGCTGCGCGTCGTTGGCGACCTCTCTGTGGCTCAAGCGGCCGAGGTGCTCGACACCTCCGAAGGTGCCGTGCGAGCGCTCCAGAACCGCGCATTGCGCGACCTGAGGAAAGAGCTTTCGGACGATGCGTAA
- a CDS encoding thiol-disulfide oxidoreductase DCC family protein: MSTTRAIVVFDGECALCNGFVAWLVRHDTHERFLLAGSAGEVGAAVVAKAGLAPEITASTLLVWDGRAHVQSDAVIAVARGVPWPWRAAAAMRIVPPPWRDAVYRFVASRRPRMDAEDPSCGVPPADLVHAWRARLATLEDLA; the protein is encoded by the coding sequence GTGAGCACAACCCGCGCCATCGTTGTCTTCGATGGCGAGTGCGCGCTGTGCAACGGATTTGTCGCGTGGTTGGTGCGTCACGACACCCATGAAAGATTCCTCCTCGCGGGCTCGGCTGGCGAGGTGGGCGCTGCCGTGGTCGCCAAGGCCGGCTTGGCCCCCGAGATCACCGCGTCGACATTGCTGGTGTGGGATGGCCGCGCTCACGTGCAATCTGACGCGGTAATCGCCGTCGCGCGCGGTGTGCCGTGGCCCTGGAGGGCCGCCGCGGCGATGCGCATCGTGCCCCCGCCCTGGCGGGACGCGGTCTATCGCTTTGTCGCGAGCAGGCGACCACGCATGGACGCCGAAGACCCATCGTGCGGCGTGCCGCCCGCTGACTTGGTGCACGCGTGGCGGGCACGTCTCGCGACGCTCGAGGACCTCGCTTAG
- the gltX gene encoding glutamate--tRNA ligase, translating to MSKVRVRFCPSPTGLPHVGMVRTALFNWAYARHTGGDLVFRIEDTDAERDSQESYEQLLDAMAWLGITYDEGPDIGGPYGPYRQSQRHEMHADVVRQLVEGGYAYESFSSPEEVEARHRAAGRDPKLGYDGFDRELTDAAKAAYRAEGREPVIRMRMPDEDITVTDLIRGDVTFPAGSVPDYVIVRANGIPLYTLVNPVDDALMKITHVLRGEDLLSSTPRQVVLWRAMVDLGIADAVPEYAHMPMVLGEGTKKLSKRDPESNLFHHRDRGFLPEGLLNYLALLGWAIGPDRDVFTVNELVAAFDIADCTPNPARFDLKKAEAINAEHMRMLPLADFAARVVPYLHAAGLVSGPSVRDLTPHEEATLALAVPLVQTRMTLLGEAPGMLGFLFVNDAGFEYDEVAIEKLPDNANEVLDAAIRVLEALEDFSAAAQQAALTEVLVEQMGIKPRFAFGPLRVAVTGRLVSPPLFESMEILGQDHALARLRRLRATIGG from the coding sequence ATGAGCAAGGTCCGTGTTCGATTCTGCCCATCGCCGACGGGCCTGCCGCACGTGGGCATGGTCCGCACAGCGTTGTTTAACTGGGCCTATGCGCGCCACACGGGCGGTGACCTGGTGTTCCGCATCGAGGACACCGATGCCGAGCGCGACTCTCAGGAAAGTTACGAGCAGTTGCTCGACGCCATGGCCTGGCTTGGTATCACGTACGACGAGGGTCCCGACATCGGGGGCCCCTACGGGCCCTACCGGCAGTCACAACGCCACGAGATGCACGCCGACGTGGTGCGTCAGTTGGTTGAGGGCGGATACGCCTACGAGTCCTTCTCTTCTCCAGAAGAGGTTGAGGCGAGGCATCGTGCCGCTGGTCGCGACCCCAAGCTTGGTTATGACGGATTTGATCGCGAACTGACCGATGCGGCCAAGGCGGCGTATCGCGCCGAGGGTCGCGAGCCCGTGATCCGCATGCGCATGCCGGACGAGGACATCACCGTCACCGACCTCATTCGCGGAGACGTGACGTTCCCGGCCGGCAGCGTGCCCGACTACGTCATCGTGCGAGCAAACGGCATCCCGTTGTACACGCTCGTCAACCCTGTGGACGACGCCCTCATGAAGATCACCCACGTGCTGCGTGGCGAGGACTTGCTGAGTTCCACGCCGCGCCAGGTCGTGTTGTGGCGCGCCATGGTGGACCTGGGTATCGCCGACGCCGTTCCCGAGTACGCGCACATGCCGATGGTGTTGGGTGAGGGGACAAAGAAGCTCTCCAAGCGGGACCCCGAGTCGAACCTGTTCCACCACAGGGACAGGGGCTTCTTGCCAGAGGGACTGCTGAACTACCTGGCCCTACTCGGTTGGGCAATCGGACCAGACCGCGACGTGTTCACCGTCAATGAACTGGTCGCGGCCTTCGACATCGCCGACTGCACGCCAAACCCCGCGCGGTTCGACCTCAAGAAGGCCGAGGCGATCAATGCTGAGCACATGAGAATGCTCCCGCTCGCGGACTTTGCCGCGCGCGTGGTGCCCTATCTGCACGCCGCAGGGCTGGTGTCTGGGCCGTCCGTGCGCGACCTGACGCCCCACGAGGAGGCGACGCTTGCTCTTGCGGTGCCCCTGGTCCAGACGCGGATGACGCTGCTGGGCGAGGCTCCTGGAATGCTCGGCTTCCTCTTTGTGAACGATGCCGGTTTTGAGTACGACGAGGTGGCCATCGAGAAGCTTCCCGACAACGCGAACGAGGTTCTTGATGCCGCGATCCGGGTGTTGGAAGCGCTCGAGGACTTCTCTGCCGCGGCCCAGCAGGCGGCCCTGACGGAGGTTCTGGTGGAGCAGATGGGCATCAAGCCGCGATTCGCTTTTGGTCCCTTGCGGGTAGCCGTGACCGGCAGGCTCGTGTCGCCTCCGCTGTTCGAGTCGATGGAGATCCTTGGACAGGATCACGCGCTCGCGCGCTTGCGCCGGCTGCGCGCGACTATCGGCGGATGA
- a CDS encoding 3-methyladenine DNA glycosylase, with the protein MDSMRITLTQEEWAPIAAAHAARADALTAGYRERAGRGQRHAIEDFLFDYYSMRPSHLRRWHPGVGVGLEGAPDHAGWRFYDTRDRSTSLDAEAFWEAKGSTVDYVEALLRATADRSAMRGCFGLHEWAMVYRAGEDRRHSLPLRLGQDGTDAVVDSHDLVCTHMDAFRFFTPEASPRNAVQLTRADQPRFEQPGCLHANMDLYKWAGKLMPAVASKLALDAFELALEVRYLDMQASPYDVSEFGLEPVRIETPEGKRDYATRQAEFSRRAAPLRERLIRACVDIRLAAGADAPAT; encoded by the coding sequence ATGGACTCCATGCGCATCACCTTGACGCAGGAGGAATGGGCTCCGATCGCGGCGGCGCATGCGGCGCGGGCCGACGCTCTCACGGCCGGGTATCGCGAGCGCGCTGGACGCGGTCAACGTCACGCGATCGAGGATTTCCTTTTCGACTACTACTCGATGAGACCCTCCCATCTGCGGCGCTGGCACCCCGGCGTCGGCGTCGGCCTTGAAGGCGCCCCGGACCACGCCGGCTGGCGCTTCTACGACACCCGGGACCGGTCGACCTCCCTGGATGCCGAGGCGTTCTGGGAGGCCAAGGGTTCGACGGTCGACTACGTCGAGGCGCTGCTGCGAGCCACCGCTGACAGGTCGGCCATGCGCGGCTGCTTTGGGTTGCACGAGTGGGCGATGGTCTACAGGGCCGGCGAGGACAGGCGGCACTCGCTACCGCTGCGGCTCGGTCAGGACGGGACGGATGCCGTGGTCGATTCGCACGACCTCGTGTGCACCCACATGGATGCGTTCCGGTTTTTCACCCCGGAGGCCTCCCCGCGCAACGCCGTGCAGCTGACGCGCGCGGACCAGCCACGCTTCGAGCAGCCCGGGTGTCTGCACGCGAACATGGACCTGTACAAGTGGGCTGGAAAACTCATGCCCGCGGTGGCCAGCAAGCTGGCCCTCGATGCCTTCGAACTGGCCCTAGAGGTCCGCTATCTCGATATGCAGGCGTCCCCGTACGACGTCTCCGAGTTCGGGCTAGAGCCGGTGCGTATCGAGACGCCTGAGGGCAAGCGCGACTACGCCACGCGACAGGCGGAGTTCTCGCGCCGAGCCGCGCCCTTGCGGGAGCGACTCATCCGGGCATGCGTTGACATCAGGCTAGCCGCGGGTGCCGACGCGCCCGCGACCTAA
- a CDS encoding heparan-alpha-glucosaminide N-acetyltransferase domain-containing protein, producing the protein MTTPPAPPPRTIRASASAARRWPGRIVGLDLARAAAIIGMLAAHVGDSGHRGSDSDGWAWLWVADGRPSALFAVLAGVTVSLIARADAVGASHAALRVATRGVILIGAGIALGLLDTPIAVILTHLGVMLLVVIPAMQWSARSLFVAGGVVLIGGTLAYHYVALAADGLPVIRTVTDAYYPVIAWAGYVLVGMGVGRLSLRDTYVARALVFAGTVVAAVGYGLGSLAGSPPPWKVPAGPWWASLEPHSTSPTEMVGNTGLALLVIGLCLLLARPTAAFFPALAFGSMSLTVYTAHVVVIALVGDQIVWEPSNVSFAVLTLSLMAAAAVWRALVGPGPLERVMTIASSRTASALADRDAPRAEVRP; encoded by the coding sequence GTGACCACACCACCCGCTCCACCGCCACGGACGATCCGAGCATCCGCCTCCGCTGCGCGACGCTGGCCCGGCCGCATCGTCGGCCTCGATCTGGCACGCGCCGCAGCGATCATCGGCATGCTCGCCGCGCACGTGGGCGACTCCGGCCACCGCGGGTCGGACAGCGATGGCTGGGCTTGGCTGTGGGTGGCGGACGGGAGGCCTTCCGCGCTCTTCGCAGTGCTGGCGGGAGTCACCGTGTCGCTCATTGCCCGCGCCGACGCTGTGGGCGCTAGTCATGCGGCCCTCCGAGTCGCCACTCGCGGCGTGATACTGATCGGTGCCGGGATCGCACTGGGGCTCTTGGACACGCCCATCGCGGTCATTCTCACCCACCTGGGAGTGATGCTCCTGGTGGTGATTCCGGCGATGCAGTGGAGTGCCCGCAGCCTCTTCGTTGCGGGTGGCGTGGTGCTCATTGGCGGGACTCTCGCCTATCACTACGTCGCTTTGGCCGCCGATGGACTCCCGGTCATTCGCACCGTGACCGACGCGTACTACCCCGTGATCGCGTGGGCTGGCTACGTGCTCGTCGGCATGGGCGTCGGGCGTCTGTCCTTGCGCGACACGTATGTGGCGCGCGCTCTCGTTTTCGCCGGCACGGTCGTCGCCGCCGTCGGCTATGGGCTGGGTTCGCTCGCTGGCTCGCCCCCGCCGTGGAAAGTACCTGCTGGGCCGTGGTGGGCGTCGCTCGAGCCGCACAGCACTTCTCCCACTGAGATGGTCGGCAACACTGGACTGGCACTGTTGGTGATTGGTCTGTGCTTGTTGCTCGCTCGGCCCACGGCCGCGTTCTTCCCCGCCCTCGCGTTCGGGTCCATGTCGCTCACCGTCTATACCGCGCACGTGGTGGTGATCGCGCTCGTCGGCGACCAGATCGTTTGGGAGCCGTCCAACGTGTCTTTCGCCGTGCTGACCCTGTCGCTCATGGCGGCGGCAGCTGTGTGGAGAGCGCTCGTGGGGCCCGGCCCGCTCGAGCGCGTGATGACGATCGCATCGTCCCGGACCGCCAGCGCCTTGGCGGACAGGGACGCGCCACGCGCCGAAGTCCGCCCGTAG
- a CDS encoding flavodoxin family protein, with protein MSALVVYESLWGNTAAIAHAIGEGIGEGTLVRHTGEVDPAEAAAATLLVAGAPVHAFSLPTESTKKSVAEKSLAPGDIPPDVSQPPLKTWLEGLPHSSAVAAAFDTRVRGPLGHGGASRIEKALAQRGYRIADKAQGFYIVNQKNVKAPASMLREGEIERAKDWGRFLASRA; from the coding sequence ATGTCTGCACTGGTTGTCTACGAATCGCTCTGGGGGAATACCGCCGCCATCGCTCACGCCATCGGCGAGGGCATCGGCGAGGGGACACTCGTGCGTCACACCGGCGAGGTCGATCCGGCGGAGGCAGCCGCCGCCACCCTGCTCGTGGCTGGCGCCCCAGTTCACGCCTTCAGCCTGCCCACCGAATCCACCAAGAAGTCAGTCGCCGAAAAGTCGCTCGCGCCGGGCGACATCCCGCCCGATGTCTCTCAACCGCCTCTCAAGACCTGGCTCGAAGGACTCCCCCACAGCTCGGCAGTGGCCGCGGCCTTCGACACACGCGTGCGAGGACCCCTCGGTCATGGCGGCGCGAGCCGTATCGAGAAGGCACTCGCGCAACGGGGCTATCGCATCGCCGACAAGGCTCAGGGCTTCTACATCGTCAATCAGAAGAACGTGAAGGCGCCAGCCAGCATGCTGCGCGAGGGCGAGATCGAACGCGCAAAGGACTGGGGTCGATTCCTCGCCTCCCGCGCCTGA
- a CDS encoding CueP family metal-binding protein, whose amino-acid sequence MSHHITARAAGRTIVTVAFGAAAALILTACSSSDEPTPAGPSASPTAQAQTQADPAAQLLAEHDLDGLDAREVIDSLDALPVAQRPTTLMASIRPNELLLSDDQARETALAMPADEFYVSLAPYVNQTHDCYFHSLTTCKGELQNVDVHVLVTDKATGEILVDETRTTFDNGFMGLWLPRDIDASITIEYDGKSATSDLSTSNDDDATCVTTMQLA is encoded by the coding sequence ATGTCTCACCACATCACCGCCCGCGCCGCTGGGCGCACGATCGTCACCGTCGCCTTCGGCGCCGCGGCCGCCTTGATCCTCACGGCGTGCTCGTCCTCAGACGAGCCGACGCCTGCCGGGCCGTCGGCGAGCCCGACCGCTCAGGCTCAGACCCAGGCAGACCCTGCCGCTCAGCTGCTCGCGGAGCACGACCTCGACGGGCTCGACGCCCGTGAGGTGATCGACTCGCTCGACGCCTTGCCGGTGGCGCAGCGTCCGACCACGCTCATGGCGTCGATCCGACCGAATGAGTTGCTGTTGAGCGACGACCAAGCTCGCGAGACTGCGCTGGCCATGCCGGCCGACGAGTTCTACGTCTCGCTCGCCCCGTACGTGAACCAGACGCACGACTGCTACTTCCACAGCCTCACCACGTGCAAGGGTGAACTCCAGAACGTCGACGTTCACGTCCTTGTGACGGACAAGGCAACGGGAGAGATCCTGGTCGACGAGACGCGGACCACGTTCGACAACGGCTTCATGGGCCTGTGGCTGCCGCGCGACATCGACGCGAGCATCACGATCGAGTACGACGGCAAGTCGGCGACGTCGGACTTGTCGACAAGCAACGACGACGACGCCACGTGCGTCACTACGATGCAACTCGCTTAA